The DNA window GTCGCTGGACCATCGCAAGGACCGGGAGGGCTCCTTGTCCAACCTGGACCCCGACGCGTCGCCCATCACCGGAAAGTAACCGCGCTCATGCTCCGCAGGTTGCTGCCCATGCTCGTCGCGCTGCTCCTGGGGCTCATCGGCCTGGCGTGGGGCTTGGGCTATCTCCATCGCATCTTCGCCACCGAGCGTGACGATGCCCGGCGCTCGCTGGAGTCTCGACGCGAGGCGCTGGAGCAGTATGCGCGCGCGTCGTTGGCGCAGTCGCTGCGGGACAGGCTGGAGGCCGCGAAGCCGTCGCTCGAGGCGGCCGTCACGGACCCGCTGGCTCCGGCTCCGGGGCTCTACCTGCGTGAGCGTGGTGGGCAGGTGCTGCCTCGGCTCGCGCTGCACGACTCGGGGGATATCGCTCCCGCCAGCGAGCGCTATGCGCGATTGCGAGCGGGAACCGAGGTGGCGGACGACCAGGAAGACCCGTGGGCGGAGCGGCTCGTGAGGACGCGCGCGGTGGAGACGGCGCTCGCGCGAGGGGACCGCCGTGCATCCACGGTGGCGCTGATGGCGCTGCTCCAGCATCGCTCGCAATATGTGCTGGCCTCCACGCGGGACGTGCCGGGCTTCCTCGTGGTGTTGGAGTTGTTGGCGGAGCGGGGAGACCCGGTGCCGCAGTTGATGCACGCGCTGGTGCGTGATGGCCTGGCGGATGGGAAGGGAGGCAGGTTGGAGGGGCTCCAGCGCTTGTTGTTGTCGCGGCGCTCGCGCTTCACACCCGCGGACTTCCAGTTCCTGTGCGAGCGGGTGGTGGCGCTCTCCGCGAAGGTGGGAGCGCCCGTGGCTGACTTCGTGTCGCGCACGCACGAGTTGACGTCGAGCTCGCTGTCGCTGCCGGAGGCCCTCACGGGCCCGGTGCTGGTGCGCGCGGGGTGGTACCTGGAGCCGCGCGGCGGCAATCAGGTGCGCGGTGTGGAGGTGAACGAGGAGGTGCTCCTGGGGTCGCTCGCGCGGGAGATGCGAGAGCGAGGGCTGTTGGACGAGGAGGGGACGGTGGAGCTGCTGGGGGATGAGGCCGTGCTCTCACTGGATGCGTTGCCGCTGTCGGTGGTGACGCCGGAGTGGGCGAAGGCGGAGACTGCGCTGGAGCGACGCTACCGCTTGAAGACGGGCATGGTGGTGGTGTGCGCGGGGCTGGCCCTGGGCATCGCCGTGCTCGCGTTCCTCGCGCAGCATCGCAAGTACCGCTTCCTGGAGTTGAAGAGCGACTTCGTGGCCACGGTGTCGCACGAGCTGCGCACGCCGCTGGCGTCCATCCGCTTGCTGGCGGAGACGCTCGAGTGGCGGCTCACGGAGGGCACGGATGCGCGGGACTACCCATCGCGCATCGTCCGCGAGGCGGATGGGCTGGGCTTCCTGGTGGAGAACCTGCTGTCCTTCAACCGCATCGACAAGGGGCGATGGGTGCCTCGGTTGGAGCCGGTGCGACTGGAGGAATTGGTGTCGCTGCTGCGCAGGGACCTGGAGGGCTGGTCCAAGGCCCCGGTGGAGTGGGAGGTGGCGGTGGGCGAGTTGTCCCTGCGCGCCGATGCCCATCTCTTGCGCCTGCTGCTCTCCAACCTCGCGCGCAATGCCTGTGCGTACAACACGCGCAACCCCGTGCGCCTGCGCGTGGAGGCGCTGCCGGGTGGGCGGGTGCGCTTCTCGGACAACGGCGTGGGCATTCCTCCGAAGGACTGGGAGCGTGTCTTCGGGGAGTTCGTCCGCTTGCAGGGCCAGGGGCGTGAAGTCCCAGGCAGCGGCCTGGGCCTGGCGTTGTGCCGCCGCATCATGCGCCTTCACGGCGGCGACCTTCGTGTGGTGGCCTCCAGTTCCGAGGGCACCACCTTCGAGCTCTCTTTTCCCCCCACCGCGACGACATGACCTCGACACAGCCGACGATTCTTCTCGTGGAGGACGACCCGAACCTGCGGCTCGCGCTGCGTGACAGCCTGGAGCACCAGGGCGGCTACGCGGTGGAAGAGGCCGCCACGGTGCGAGAGGCCCGCGAGCATCTCTCGGGTCGCACCTTCCAGCTCATCCTCCTGGACGTCATGTTGCCGGACGGGGATGGCTACTCCTTGTGCAAGGCGCTGCGAGATGAAGGCAACACATCGCCGGTGTTGATGCTCACCGCGCGCACGCTGGAAGACGACATCGTGCGTGGTTTCGAGGTGGGGGCGCAGGACTACCTGGGCAAGCCCTATCGGCTGCGTGAGTTGCTTGCGCGAGTGGGGGCGCTGGTGCGCCGCTCCGGGGCGAGTGCTCCGGCGAAGCAGCTCCGCTTCGGCGGGTATCGAGTGGACCTGGACCGCCGCAAGGTGGATTCGCCCGAGGGGGCGCAGGTGGAACTGACGCGCACGGAGTTCGACCTGCTGGCGTTCCTGGTGCGCGAGCGCGAGCGCGTGCTGCGGCGGGACGACATCCTGGATGCGGTGTGGGGGCGCGATATCGTCGTGGACCCTCACACCGTGGACAACTTCGTCTCCAGCTTGAAGAAGAAGCTCGGGTGGACGAGCGCCTCGCGCTTCGCCATCCAGACGGTGCGCGGCGTGGGCTACCGCATGGAGATTGAGTCGCCCTGAAGCGCGCGGGGGGCGAATGAGGCAGACTGGGGCAGGCCATGCCCCGTCTCCGCCGCATGCTCACGCTCCTGCTCTCCATTCTCGCCATCGCCTACCTCGGCCTGTGTGTGGCGGCGTTCGCGTTCCAGCGCTCCTTGCTCTATCCCGCGCCGAAGGCACCGATGCCATTGCCCGCATCGGAAGGCTTCCGTCGCTTGCCGCTGGCAGGAGAGGCCTTCGTTGACCTGTTGCATCTACCGGGGCCCAAGGGAGCGCCGACGGTGGTGCACTTCCATGGGAACGCAGAGCAGTTGTTGGACCAGCTCGACCTGGGCGCGGTGATGAACCAGAACGGGCTGGGCTTCATGGCCGTCGAGTACCCGGGGTACGGCGCGTCGCCAGGGCATCCGACGGAGGAGGGCATCTACGAAGCCGCGGAGGCGGCGCTCGCGGTGTTGAAGGCGCAGGGCGTGCCACCGGAGCTCACGGTGCTCAGTGGCCGCAGCCTGGGCACGGGCGTGGCGGTGGAGATGGCGCGGCGGGGACACGGCGCACGCATCATGTTGGTGTCGCCGTACACTTCCATCCCAGAAGTGGCGGGGGGGCTGTTTCCCTTCCTCCCCGCGTCGTTGCTGGTGAGAGACCAGTTCGATTCGAGCGCGAAGGCGCCGGACATCGGCCTGCCGGTACTCATCATCCACGGAGAGGAGGACACACTCATCCCGGTGGCGCTGGGGCGCAGGTTGGGGACGCGCTTCCCGCGCGCCACCGTGGAGACGGTGCCCGGGGCAGGGCACAACGACGTGCTGGAGCGCTCGGGGTTGGAGCGAGTCCTGCGCATGGCGGCGTTCGCTCTCGCTGGAAGGTGAGGCTCGGTGCCTCATGGCGACACTCACTGACGTTGCGCAGCAGGTCCGAGACTACTGGCTGGCGGCGGGGCTTGATGTCCGCCCTGTTGCGATGAGCGAAGTCATGGACGCCTGTCGCGCGCTTCCGGGTGCGCTCCCCAAGGCGCTTCGTGCCACGGCCGACGTCCTCCGAGATGCCGGGGCAGGCTGCAACGCCACCGAGGCGTCGGTCATCATCGTCGACTCCTTTCAGGAGTCCTGGTGGTACACGCTGTGGGTTTCAGGCCCCTGGAAGGGATTCGTGTCGCTCGTCCTGGGAACCAAGACTGGCAATGCCCCTCAGTTTCCGCTCGGGACCTTGGAAGAGTTCCTGCTGGCGTACATCCACGACAACGAGGAGCGTCTGTGTGCGCGGAGTCGTGGCGTCGCCGAGCCATGTTGAGGTCGCGTCACCTGTCGGCGGAGACAACGTGTGATTGCAGAGGCCAAGAAAAGAAGCGCGCTCAAGGCCATCAACGCTGTCCTCGTCCTGGCGAGGAGCATGGCCTACGAAGGCAAGAGCGATGAGGTCGCCACCGTGCTCGATGTCGCCGAGTACCTTCCGCTGCTCATGCTGGAGCCGGTCGACCGGACGGAGGAGTTCCGAGGGCAGTTGCTCGACCTCGCACAGCGCTTCCCTCATTCACATGGGCGCTGAATCGCTTTGATGCACCGGAGGAGTGAGGCAACGCGGCCTTGGAGCGCTCGGGGCCGTGAGCCCCGAGCCTTCTCCTCAGTGCACCTGTGACGGCGCGGCCGTATCCACGGAGATCTCCCGCATCAGCTCCGAGGTCTCCTCCGCGCTGAGCTGCTTCACCAGGTCCGCCTGCGCCACCATGCCGCAGACCGTCCCGTCGTCGTCGAGCACCACCATGCGACGGACCTGGTTCTGCTCCATCAACTCCAGACAGTCTTCCAGCGTCGTATCCCGGTACACCGTGGCCGCGGGCGTGGACATCGCATCACGCACGTTGCACATGGACGGGTCCTTCCCCTTCGCGACGATGCGGCAGGTGATGTCCCGGTCCGTGATGACGCCGATGGGTCTGTTATCCACATCGATGATGGGCAAGGCCCCGCAGTCGCACTCCACCATCCACCGCGCCGCCTGTTCGATGCCCGTGTCGACCAGGCAGGTGACGGGGTTCTCGGACATGATTTCTTCGACCTTCATGACGGC is part of the Myxococcus landrumus genome and encodes:
- a CDS encoding sensor histidine kinase, yielding MLRRLLPMLVALLLGLIGLAWGLGYLHRIFATERDDARRSLESRREALEQYARASLAQSLRDRLEAAKPSLEAAVTDPLAPAPGLYLRERGGQVLPRLALHDSGDIAPASERYARLRAGTEVADDQEDPWAERLVRTRAVETALARGDRRASTVALMALLQHRSQYVLASTRDVPGFLVVLELLAERGDPVPQLMHALVRDGLADGKGGRLEGLQRLLLSRRSRFTPADFQFLCERVVALSAKVGAPVADFVSRTHELTSSSLSLPEALTGPVLVRAGWYLEPRGGNQVRGVEVNEEVLLGSLAREMRERGLLDEEGTVELLGDEAVLSLDALPLSVVTPEWAKAETALERRYRLKTGMVVVCAGLALGIAVLAFLAQHRKYRFLELKSDFVATVSHELRTPLASIRLLAETLEWRLTEGTDARDYPSRIVREADGLGFLVENLLSFNRIDKGRWVPRLEPVRLEELVSLLRRDLEGWSKAPVEWEVAVGELSLRADAHLLRLLLSNLARNACAYNTRNPVRLRVEALPGGRVRFSDNGVGIPPKDWERVFGEFVRLQGQGREVPGSGLGLALCRRIMRLHGGDLRVVASSSEGTTFELSFPPTATT
- a CDS encoding response regulator transcription factor — protein: MTSTQPTILLVEDDPNLRLALRDSLEHQGGYAVEEAATVREAREHLSGRTFQLILLDVMLPDGDGYSLCKALRDEGNTSPVLMLTARTLEDDIVRGFEVGAQDYLGKPYRLRELLARVGALVRRSGASAPAKQLRFGGYRVDLDRRKVDSPEGAQVELTRTEFDLLAFLVRERERVLRRDDILDAVWGRDIVVDPHTVDNFVSSLKKKLGWTSASRFAIQTVRGVGYRMEIESP
- a CDS encoding alpha/beta hydrolase, with product MPRLRRMLTLLLSILAIAYLGLCVAAFAFQRSLLYPAPKAPMPLPASEGFRRLPLAGEAFVDLLHLPGPKGAPTVVHFHGNAEQLLDQLDLGAVMNQNGLGFMAVEYPGYGASPGHPTEEGIYEAAEAALAVLKAQGVPPELTVLSGRSLGTGVAVEMARRGHGARIMLVSPYTSIPEVAGGLFPFLPASLLVRDQFDSSAKAPDIGLPVLIIHGEEDTLIPVALGRRLGTRFPRATVETVPGAGHNDVLERSGLERVLRMAAFALAGR
- a CDS encoding CBS domain-containing protein, whose protein sequence is MKVEEIMSENPVTCLVDTGIEQAARWMVECDCGALPIIDVDNRPIGVITDRDITCRIVAKGKDPSMCNVRDAMSTPAATVYRDTTLEDCLELMEQNQVRRMVVLDDDGTVCGMVAQADLVKQLSAEETSELMREISVDTAAPSQVH